One genomic segment of Coffea arabica cultivar ET-39 chromosome 6e, Coffea Arabica ET-39 HiFi, whole genome shotgun sequence includes these proteins:
- the LOC113695447 gene encoding uncharacterized protein isoform X1: protein MKKSKFLHNPKDMLSKSFNPAKCKTALKLAASRMKLMKNKKEVQVKQMKRELAGLLESGQDQTARIRVEHVIREEKMMAAYDLIGIYCELIVARLPMIESQKNCPIDLKEAVTSIIFASPRCGDIPELLDARKHFTAKYGKDFVTPAIELRPNCGVSRLLVEKLSANAPDGQTKIKALRAIAEEHNIKWDPESFGQSDALPSDDLLNGPSTFEKFSAVHAEARPHVTPDIQAPPSHHMMDNQPVNFPEQNLRSQETQKLASRDNTLSSNRVSSVPQGQMRPSDFCPSGDGADMGEVSLSFQKERNSYSTRQSWEMEFKDATSAAQAAAESAERASMAARAAAELSSLGRGATQPQYPSEVRSSAGDARRDERTAKHGSSKYKSDNLPRDPANSSFSNRQPRFQNRPMDGIEHDNGRFSGNSYGDGHDYGKIYAHSASSRSTASYKIDTAAHSVQMPPDGNHHRSLSNEEENKVQSSMQKQSGKSQIEGMNHSQEGFSSENLDYSREGRINKQSSVLSSSSHSSVSSSDEKYSISGHNMFDYDAGKEFSVDIDQEKNARDTVQPSYHASAAPVVFDDSGSDTEDFVFDKGFRIDEESNYQFAPLGRNSPPRLSNSKGNESLESKTTKSLESSISEFSTKKHSFPESSESLEAPVDGSQADNFGPATFDDSDGANSESEIDMLHSVHHATVDYGDLLTEKSSSLGFSDIERHRSDYYRTETAVDSSQKFGFGDSPTSQSSFRLGKSHRESINAGSKYDNVKLHDSDGANSENEIDMLYSGHHGTVYSQDLSTERNKSPRFSNAEKHRNDSYRAETVVESSQKFGFGDSPASQISTGLGESRQEPTVVGSKSSFYNSVDGVGNLGASGSKSSLVHEVEDNVGVSHSHGRQMDDESSDGSMGLSLKKLTGGLRQKGYMRPPYTRSQVDDTSSSAGRVSEANPNMIPQPAAYITTESLANKGKNEGVGSGRSSRLSNYHSDSESDSSVEELRKQPASRRQDPNIQHPGNKDRKQSSLRSSVTYFDSDSSDSEDDSAQVFTGRSHLGSGISRRTKASPSSSTLVSNLKGGSNSRMQVNPDSSVERNPKRHYYGVETPQESRTRTRNSDQQADSQQPSSAKVVSNPSFMSSIPLPEENKSSSRVEQLPSSEQKVDTSRSRTRHSDQPGNSEQPSSAKVASNPSLVSKVSLPEEKRKSSGLEQPKSSERKLETSDSTENQKTASGSAFSREDSLKKASHVHPKLPDYDTLAAKFQALRTNRQ, encoded by the exons ATGAAGAAATCAAAATTTCTCCATAATCCAAAAGACATGCTCTCCAAGAGCTTTAATCCTGCAAAATG CAAGACAGCGCTGAAGTTAGCTGCTTCGAGAATGAAGCTAATGAAGAATAAGAAGGAAGTACAAGTGAAGCAGATGAAGAGGGAATTGGCGGGGTTGCTTGAGTCCGGTCAGGACCAGACCGCCAGGATTCGG GTTGAGCATGTAATCAGGGAAGAGAAGATGATGGCAGCATATGACCTTATTGGCATATATTGCGAACTCATTGTCGCGCGCTTGCCGATGATTGAGTCTCAGAA GAACTGCCCCATTGACCTGAAGGAAGCAGTTACAAGCATCATATTTGCATCACCACGATGTGGAGATATACCTGAACTTTTAGATGCAAGAAAGCATTTTACTGCAAAATATGGAAAAGACTTTGTAACTCCAGCCATAGAGTTACGCCCTAATTGTGGTGTAAGCAGATTG ttggttgagaaattatctGCAAATGCTCCTGATGGGCAAACCAAAATTAAAGCTCTGAGAGCAATAGCGGAGGAACATAATATCAAATGGGATCCAGAATCATTTGGACAGAGCGATGCATTGCCTTCTGATGACTTGCTG AATGGACCAAGCACCTTTGAGAAGTTCAGTGCAGTACATGCTGAAGCTCGTCCTCATGTAACTCCTGATATTCAAGCTCCACCTAGTCATCACATGATGGATAATCAACCTGTAAATTTCCCTGAACAGAACTTGAGATCTCAAGAAACCCAGAAACTTGCTTCTAGAGACAATACTCTCAGCAGCAACAGAGTATCTTCTGTTCCACAGGGTCAAATGAGGCCTTCAG ATTTCTGTCCATCAGGAGATGGAGCAGACATGGGAGAAGTCAGTCTTTCATTTCAGAAGGAGAGGAATTCTTATTCCACTAGGCAAAGTTGGGAGATGGAATTCAAAGATGCTACCTCTGCAGCACAGGCAGCTGCTGAATCTGCTGAACGGGCAAGTATGGCTGCTAGAGCTGCTGCAGAACTTTCAAGCCTTGGCAGGGGTGCAACTCAACCACAATATCCCTCAGAAGTGCGTAGCTCTGCTGGTGATGCTCGTAGAGATGAGAGAACTGCAAAACATGGGagctcaaaatacaaaagtgatAACCTTCCTAGAGATCCAGCTAACAGCTCCTTTTCCAATAGACAACCTAGGTTTCAAAACAGACCAATGGATGGGATTGAACATGATAACGGGAGATTCTCTGGGAACTCCTACGGTGATGGTCATGATTATGGAAAAATATATGCACATTCTGCTTCCTCAAGATCAACAGCTTCATATAAGATTGATACTGCTGCTCATAGTGTTCAAATGCCACCAGATGGTAATCATCATAGAAGCTTATCAAATGAGGAGGAAAACAAAGTTCAAAGCAGTATGCAAAAACAATCTGGTAAATCTCAGATTGAAGGTATGAATCACTCGCAAGAGGGTTTTAGTTCTGAGAACCTAGATTATTCTCGAGAAGGTAGGATTAATAAACAATCCAGTGTCCTCTCTTCCAGTTCCCATTCCAGCGTCTCTAGCAGTGATGAAAAATACTCAATTTCTGGCCACAACATGTTTGACTATGATGCTGGTAAGGAATTTTCTGTTGATATTGATCAAGAGAAAAATGCTAGAGATACTGTACAACCCAGCTATCATGCTAGTGCAGCTCCTGTAGTTTTTGATGATTCTGGTTCAGACACTGAAGATTTTGTGTTTGATAAGGGTTTCCGGATTGATGAGGAATCAAATTATCAGTTTGCACCACTGGGTAGGAACTCACCTCCTCGTCTTTCTAATAGTAAGGGGAATGAAAGCCTTGAATCTAAAACAACCAAATCACTGGAAAGCTCTATATCAGAATTTTCCACCAAAAAGCACTCCTTCCCCGAGTCTTCTGAAAGCTTAGAAGCACCTGTGGATGGCTCACAAGCAGATAATTTTGGTCCTGCGACCTTTGATGATTCAGATGGTGCAAATTCCGAGAGCGAGATTGATATGCTTCATTCTGTTCACCATGCGACAGTGGATTATGGTGATCTTTTGACTGAAAAAAGTAGCAGTCTTGGGTTTTCAGACATTGAAAGGCATAGGAGTGACTACTACAGAACAGAAACTGCTGTTGACTCCTCACAAAAATTTGGTTTTGGTGATTCACCTACCAGTCAATCTTCTTTCAGACTTGGAAAGTCTCATCGAGAGTCCATTAATGCTGGCAGCAAGTACGATAATGTAAAGCTTCATGATTCAGATGGTGCAAATTCTGAGAATGAGATTGATATGCTTTATTCTGGTCACCATGGGACAGTGTATTCTCAAGATCTTTCAACGGAACGAAATAAAAGTCCTAGGTTTTCAAATGCTGAAAAACATAGGAATGACAGTTACAGAGCAGAAACTGTAGTTGAGTCGTCGCAAAAATTTGGCTTTGGCGATTCACCTGCCAGCCAAATATCTACAGGACTTGGAGAGTCTCGCCAAGAGCCCACTGTTGTCGGCAGCAAGTCTAGCTTTTACAATTCAGTGGATGGGGTGGGAAACCTCGGTGCCTCGGGATCAAAGAGTTCGTTGGTTCATGAagttgaggacaatgtaggggTATCACATTCACATGGAAGGCAGATGGATGATGAAAGTTCAGATGGTAGCATGGGGTTGAGCTTAAAGAAGTTGACGGGTGGCCTTCGGCAGAAGGGTTATATGCGCCCTCCTTATACAAGGAGTCAAGTGGATGATACTTCATCCTCGGCTGGAAGAGTTTCTGAAGCCAATCCAAACATGATTCCACAGCCTGCTGCTTATATTACTACTGAAAGCTTGGCTAATAAAGGAAAGAATGAAGGTGTGGGTAGTGGTAGAAGCTCAAGATTGTCAAATTACCATTCTGATTCAGAGAGTGACAGTTCCGTAGAGGAACTTAGGAAACAGCCAGCAAGTCGCAGACAAGACCCAAATATTCAACATCCAGGGAACAAAGATAGAAAGCAGTCAAGCTTGAGAAGTTCAGTAACATATTTTGATTCGGATAGTAGTGACTCGGAGGATGATTCTGCTCAAGTTTTCACTGGCAGAAGTCATTTGGGAAGTGGAATTTCTAGGAGGACAAAAGCTTCTCCATCGAGTTCTACCTTAGTTTCTAACTTAAAGGGTGGGTCAAACTCTAGGATGCAAGTAAATCCTGATTCTTCTGTGGAAAGAAATCCAAAAAGACATTATTATGGTGTCGAAACTCCTCAAGAATCTAGGACCCGGACTAGGAACTCAGACCAGCAGGCAGATTCCCAGCAGCCTAGCTCAGCAAAAGTAGTATCTAATCCAAGTTTTATGTCTAGTATTCCATTGCCAGAGGAAAACAAAAGCTCATCTAGAGTAGAACAGCTCCCCAGCTCAGAACAAAAGGTAGATACATCCCGATCACGGACTAGGCACTCAGATCAGCCAGGAAATTCTGAGCAGCCTAGCTCAGCGAAAGTAGCATCTAACCCAAGTTTGGTGTCTAAGGTATCATTGCCCGAGGAAAAGCGAAAGTCATCTGGCTTAGAACAACCAAAGAGCTCAGAGCGGAAGTTAGAAACATCTGATAGCACTGAAAATCAGAAGACAGCAAGTGGGAGTGCATTTAGTAGAGAGGATAGCTTGAAGAAAGCTAGTCATGTTCATCCAAAGCTCCCAGATTATGACACGCTAGCTGCCAAATTTCAGGCTCTTCGGACGAATCGtcagtga
- the LOC113695447 gene encoding uncharacterized protein isoform X3, translating to MMSFGMTFHLYLPILQNCPIDLKEAVTSIIFASPRCGDIPELLDARKHFTAKYGKDFVTPAIELRPNCGVSRLLVEKLSANAPDGQTKIKALRAIAEEHNIKWDPESFGQSDALPSDDLLNGPSTFEKFSAVHAEARPHVTPDIQAPPSHHMMDNQPVNFPEQNLRSQETQKLASRDNTLSSNRVSSVPQGQMRPSDFCPSGDGADMGEVSLSFQKERNSYSTRQSWEMEFKDATSAAQAAAESAERASMAARAAAELSSLGRGATQPQYPSEVRSSAGDARRDERTAKHGSSKYKSDNLPRDPANSSFSNRQPRFQNRPMDGIEHDNGRFSGNSYGDGHDYGKIYAHSASSRSTASYKIDTAAHSVQMPPDGNHHRSLSNEEENKVQSSMQKQSGKSQIEGMNHSQEGFSSENLDYSREGRINKQSSVLSSSSHSSVSSSDEKYSISGHNMFDYDAGKEFSVDIDQEKNARDTVQPSYHASAAPVVFDDSGSDTEDFVFDKGFRIDEESNYQFAPLGRNSPPRLSNSKGNESLESKTTKSLESSISEFSTKKHSFPESSESLEAPVDGSQADNFGPATFDDSDGANSESEIDMLHSVHHATVDYGDLLTEKSSSLGFSDIERHRSDYYRTETAVDSSQKFGFGDSPTSQSSFRLGKSHRESINAGSKYDNVKLHDSDGANSENEIDMLYSGHHGTVYSQDLSTERNKSPRFSNAEKHRNDSYRAETVVESSQKFGFGDSPASQISTGLGESRQEPTVVGSKSSFYNSVDGVGNLGASGSKSSLVHEVEDNVGVSHSHGRQMDDESSDGSMGLSLKKLTGGLRQKGYMRPPYTRSQVDDTSSSAGRVSEANPNMIPQPAAYITTESLANKGKNEGVGSGRSSRLSNYHSDSESDSSVEELRKQPASRRQDPNIQHPGNKDRKQSSLRSSVTYFDSDSSDSEDDSAQVFTGRSHLGSGISRRTKASPSSSTLVSNLKGGSNSRMQVNPDSSVERNPKRHYYGVETPQESRTRTRNSDQQADSQQPSSAKVVSNPSFMSSIPLPEENKSSSRVEQLPSSEQKVDTSRSRTRHSDQPGNSEQPSSAKVASNPSLVSKVSLPEEKRKSSGLEQPKSSERKLETSDSTENQKTASGSAFSREDSLKKASHVHPKLPDYDTLAAKFQALRTNRQ from the exons ATGATGTCGTTTGGGATGACTTTTCATCTCTACTTGCCAATTCTGCA GAACTGCCCCATTGACCTGAAGGAAGCAGTTACAAGCATCATATTTGCATCACCACGATGTGGAGATATACCTGAACTTTTAGATGCAAGAAAGCATTTTACTGCAAAATATGGAAAAGACTTTGTAACTCCAGCCATAGAGTTACGCCCTAATTGTGGTGTAAGCAGATTG ttggttgagaaattatctGCAAATGCTCCTGATGGGCAAACCAAAATTAAAGCTCTGAGAGCAATAGCGGAGGAACATAATATCAAATGGGATCCAGAATCATTTGGACAGAGCGATGCATTGCCTTCTGATGACTTGCTG AATGGACCAAGCACCTTTGAGAAGTTCAGTGCAGTACATGCTGAAGCTCGTCCTCATGTAACTCCTGATATTCAAGCTCCACCTAGTCATCACATGATGGATAATCAACCTGTAAATTTCCCTGAACAGAACTTGAGATCTCAAGAAACCCAGAAACTTGCTTCTAGAGACAATACTCTCAGCAGCAACAGAGTATCTTCTGTTCCACAGGGTCAAATGAGGCCTTCAG ATTTCTGTCCATCAGGAGATGGAGCAGACATGGGAGAAGTCAGTCTTTCATTTCAGAAGGAGAGGAATTCTTATTCCACTAGGCAAAGTTGGGAGATGGAATTCAAAGATGCTACCTCTGCAGCACAGGCAGCTGCTGAATCTGCTGAACGGGCAAGTATGGCTGCTAGAGCTGCTGCAGAACTTTCAAGCCTTGGCAGGGGTGCAACTCAACCACAATATCCCTCAGAAGTGCGTAGCTCTGCTGGTGATGCTCGTAGAGATGAGAGAACTGCAAAACATGGGagctcaaaatacaaaagtgatAACCTTCCTAGAGATCCAGCTAACAGCTCCTTTTCCAATAGACAACCTAGGTTTCAAAACAGACCAATGGATGGGATTGAACATGATAACGGGAGATTCTCTGGGAACTCCTACGGTGATGGTCATGATTATGGAAAAATATATGCACATTCTGCTTCCTCAAGATCAACAGCTTCATATAAGATTGATACTGCTGCTCATAGTGTTCAAATGCCACCAGATGGTAATCATCATAGAAGCTTATCAAATGAGGAGGAAAACAAAGTTCAAAGCAGTATGCAAAAACAATCTGGTAAATCTCAGATTGAAGGTATGAATCACTCGCAAGAGGGTTTTAGTTCTGAGAACCTAGATTATTCTCGAGAAGGTAGGATTAATAAACAATCCAGTGTCCTCTCTTCCAGTTCCCATTCCAGCGTCTCTAGCAGTGATGAAAAATACTCAATTTCTGGCCACAACATGTTTGACTATGATGCTGGTAAGGAATTTTCTGTTGATATTGATCAAGAGAAAAATGCTAGAGATACTGTACAACCCAGCTATCATGCTAGTGCAGCTCCTGTAGTTTTTGATGATTCTGGTTCAGACACTGAAGATTTTGTGTTTGATAAGGGTTTCCGGATTGATGAGGAATCAAATTATCAGTTTGCACCACTGGGTAGGAACTCACCTCCTCGTCTTTCTAATAGTAAGGGGAATGAAAGCCTTGAATCTAAAACAACCAAATCACTGGAAAGCTCTATATCAGAATTTTCCACCAAAAAGCACTCCTTCCCCGAGTCTTCTGAAAGCTTAGAAGCACCTGTGGATGGCTCACAAGCAGATAATTTTGGTCCTGCGACCTTTGATGATTCAGATGGTGCAAATTCCGAGAGCGAGATTGATATGCTTCATTCTGTTCACCATGCGACAGTGGATTATGGTGATCTTTTGACTGAAAAAAGTAGCAGTCTTGGGTTTTCAGACATTGAAAGGCATAGGAGTGACTACTACAGAACAGAAACTGCTGTTGACTCCTCACAAAAATTTGGTTTTGGTGATTCACCTACCAGTCAATCTTCTTTCAGACTTGGAAAGTCTCATCGAGAGTCCATTAATGCTGGCAGCAAGTACGATAATGTAAAGCTTCATGATTCAGATGGTGCAAATTCTGAGAATGAGATTGATATGCTTTATTCTGGTCACCATGGGACAGTGTATTCTCAAGATCTTTCAACGGAACGAAATAAAAGTCCTAGGTTTTCAAATGCTGAAAAACATAGGAATGACAGTTACAGAGCAGAAACTGTAGTTGAGTCGTCGCAAAAATTTGGCTTTGGCGATTCACCTGCCAGCCAAATATCTACAGGACTTGGAGAGTCTCGCCAAGAGCCCACTGTTGTCGGCAGCAAGTCTAGCTTTTACAATTCAGTGGATGGGGTGGGAAACCTCGGTGCCTCGGGATCAAAGAGTTCGTTGGTTCATGAagttgaggacaatgtaggggTATCACATTCACATGGAAGGCAGATGGATGATGAAAGTTCAGATGGTAGCATGGGGTTGAGCTTAAAGAAGTTGACGGGTGGCCTTCGGCAGAAGGGTTATATGCGCCCTCCTTATACAAGGAGTCAAGTGGATGATACTTCATCCTCGGCTGGAAGAGTTTCTGAAGCCAATCCAAACATGATTCCACAGCCTGCTGCTTATATTACTACTGAAAGCTTGGCTAATAAAGGAAAGAATGAAGGTGTGGGTAGTGGTAGAAGCTCAAGATTGTCAAATTACCATTCTGATTCAGAGAGTGACAGTTCCGTAGAGGAACTTAGGAAACAGCCAGCAAGTCGCAGACAAGACCCAAATATTCAACATCCAGGGAACAAAGATAGAAAGCAGTCAAGCTTGAGAAGTTCAGTAACATATTTTGATTCGGATAGTAGTGACTCGGAGGATGATTCTGCTCAAGTTTTCACTGGCAGAAGTCATTTGGGAAGTGGAATTTCTAGGAGGACAAAAGCTTCTCCATCGAGTTCTACCTTAGTTTCTAACTTAAAGGGTGGGTCAAACTCTAGGATGCAAGTAAATCCTGATTCTTCTGTGGAAAGAAATCCAAAAAGACATTATTATGGTGTCGAAACTCCTCAAGAATCTAGGACCCGGACTAGGAACTCAGACCAGCAGGCAGATTCCCAGCAGCCTAGCTCAGCAAAAGTAGTATCTAATCCAAGTTTTATGTCTAGTATTCCATTGCCAGAGGAAAACAAAAGCTCATCTAGAGTAGAACAGCTCCCCAGCTCAGAACAAAAGGTAGATACATCCCGATCACGGACTAGGCACTCAGATCAGCCAGGAAATTCTGAGCAGCCTAGCTCAGCGAAAGTAGCATCTAACCCAAGTTTGGTGTCTAAGGTATCATTGCCCGAGGAAAAGCGAAAGTCATCTGGCTTAGAACAACCAAAGAGCTCAGAGCGGAAGTTAGAAACATCTGATAGCACTGAAAATCAGAAGACAGCAAGTGGGAGTGCATTTAGTAGAGAGGATAGCTTGAAGAAAGCTAGTCATGTTCATCCAAAGCTCCCAGATTATGACACGCTAGCTGCCAAATTTCAGGCTCTTCGGACGAATCGtcagtga
- the LOC113695447 gene encoding uncharacterized protein isoform X2 yields MKKSKFLHNPKDMLSKSFNPAKCKTALKLAASRMKLMKNKKEVQVKQMKRELAGLLESGQDQTARIRVEHVIREEKMMAAYDLIGIYCELIVARLPMIESQKNCPIDLKEAVTSIIFASPRCGDIPELLDARKHFTAKYGKDFVTPAIELRPNCGVSRLLVEKLSANAPDGQTKIKALRAIAEEHNIKWDPESFGQSDALPSDDLLNGPSTFEKFSAVHAEARPHVTPDIQAPPSHHMMDNQPVNFPEQNLRSQETQKLASRDNTLSSNRVSSVPQGQMRPSGDGADMGEVSLSFQKERNSYSTRQSWEMEFKDATSAAQAAAESAERASMAARAAAELSSLGRGATQPQYPSEVRSSAGDARRDERTAKHGSSKYKSDNLPRDPANSSFSNRQPRFQNRPMDGIEHDNGRFSGNSYGDGHDYGKIYAHSASSRSTASYKIDTAAHSVQMPPDGNHHRSLSNEEENKVQSSMQKQSGKSQIEGMNHSQEGFSSENLDYSREGRINKQSSVLSSSSHSSVSSSDEKYSISGHNMFDYDAGKEFSVDIDQEKNARDTVQPSYHASAAPVVFDDSGSDTEDFVFDKGFRIDEESNYQFAPLGRNSPPRLSNSKGNESLESKTTKSLESSISEFSTKKHSFPESSESLEAPVDGSQADNFGPATFDDSDGANSESEIDMLHSVHHATVDYGDLLTEKSSSLGFSDIERHRSDYYRTETAVDSSQKFGFGDSPTSQSSFRLGKSHRESINAGSKYDNVKLHDSDGANSENEIDMLYSGHHGTVYSQDLSTERNKSPRFSNAEKHRNDSYRAETVVESSQKFGFGDSPASQISTGLGESRQEPTVVGSKSSFYNSVDGVGNLGASGSKSSLVHEVEDNVGVSHSHGRQMDDESSDGSMGLSLKKLTGGLRQKGYMRPPYTRSQVDDTSSSAGRVSEANPNMIPQPAAYITTESLANKGKNEGVGSGRSSRLSNYHSDSESDSSVEELRKQPASRRQDPNIQHPGNKDRKQSSLRSSVTYFDSDSSDSEDDSAQVFTGRSHLGSGISRRTKASPSSSTLVSNLKGGSNSRMQVNPDSSVERNPKRHYYGVETPQESRTRTRNSDQQADSQQPSSAKVVSNPSFMSSIPLPEENKSSSRVEQLPSSEQKVDTSRSRTRHSDQPGNSEQPSSAKVASNPSLVSKVSLPEEKRKSSGLEQPKSSERKLETSDSTENQKTASGSAFSREDSLKKASHVHPKLPDYDTLAAKFQALRTNRQ; encoded by the exons ATGAAGAAATCAAAATTTCTCCATAATCCAAAAGACATGCTCTCCAAGAGCTTTAATCCTGCAAAATG CAAGACAGCGCTGAAGTTAGCTGCTTCGAGAATGAAGCTAATGAAGAATAAGAAGGAAGTACAAGTGAAGCAGATGAAGAGGGAATTGGCGGGGTTGCTTGAGTCCGGTCAGGACCAGACCGCCAGGATTCGG GTTGAGCATGTAATCAGGGAAGAGAAGATGATGGCAGCATATGACCTTATTGGCATATATTGCGAACTCATTGTCGCGCGCTTGCCGATGATTGAGTCTCAGAA GAACTGCCCCATTGACCTGAAGGAAGCAGTTACAAGCATCATATTTGCATCACCACGATGTGGAGATATACCTGAACTTTTAGATGCAAGAAAGCATTTTACTGCAAAATATGGAAAAGACTTTGTAACTCCAGCCATAGAGTTACGCCCTAATTGTGGTGTAAGCAGATTG ttggttgagaaattatctGCAAATGCTCCTGATGGGCAAACCAAAATTAAAGCTCTGAGAGCAATAGCGGAGGAACATAATATCAAATGGGATCCAGAATCATTTGGACAGAGCGATGCATTGCCTTCTGATGACTTGCTG AATGGACCAAGCACCTTTGAGAAGTTCAGTGCAGTACATGCTGAAGCTCGTCCTCATGTAACTCCTGATATTCAAGCTCCACCTAGTCATCACATGATGGATAATCAACCTGTAAATTTCCCTGAACAGAACTTGAGATCTCAAGAAACCCAGAAACTTGCTTCTAGAGACAATACTCTCAGCAGCAACAGAGTATCTTCTGTTCCACAGGGTCAAATGAGGCCTTCAG GAGATGGAGCAGACATGGGAGAAGTCAGTCTTTCATTTCAGAAGGAGAGGAATTCTTATTCCACTAGGCAAAGTTGGGAGATGGAATTCAAAGATGCTACCTCTGCAGCACAGGCAGCTGCTGAATCTGCTGAACGGGCAAGTATGGCTGCTAGAGCTGCTGCAGAACTTTCAAGCCTTGGCAGGGGTGCAACTCAACCACAATATCCCTCAGAAGTGCGTAGCTCTGCTGGTGATGCTCGTAGAGATGAGAGAACTGCAAAACATGGGagctcaaaatacaaaagtgatAACCTTCCTAGAGATCCAGCTAACAGCTCCTTTTCCAATAGACAACCTAGGTTTCAAAACAGACCAATGGATGGGATTGAACATGATAACGGGAGATTCTCTGGGAACTCCTACGGTGATGGTCATGATTATGGAAAAATATATGCACATTCTGCTTCCTCAAGATCAACAGCTTCATATAAGATTGATACTGCTGCTCATAGTGTTCAAATGCCACCAGATGGTAATCATCATAGAAGCTTATCAAATGAGGAGGAAAACAAAGTTCAAAGCAGTATGCAAAAACAATCTGGTAAATCTCAGATTGAAGGTATGAATCACTCGCAAGAGGGTTTTAGTTCTGAGAACCTAGATTATTCTCGAGAAGGTAGGATTAATAAACAATCCAGTGTCCTCTCTTCCAGTTCCCATTCCAGCGTCTCTAGCAGTGATGAAAAATACTCAATTTCTGGCCACAACATGTTTGACTATGATGCTGGTAAGGAATTTTCTGTTGATATTGATCAAGAGAAAAATGCTAGAGATACTGTACAACCCAGCTATCATGCTAGTGCAGCTCCTGTAGTTTTTGATGATTCTGGTTCAGACACTGAAGATTTTGTGTTTGATAAGGGTTTCCGGATTGATGAGGAATCAAATTATCAGTTTGCACCACTGGGTAGGAACTCACCTCCTCGTCTTTCTAATAGTAAGGGGAATGAAAGCCTTGAATCTAAAACAACCAAATCACTGGAAAGCTCTATATCAGAATTTTCCACCAAAAAGCACTCCTTCCCCGAGTCTTCTGAAAGCTTAGAAGCACCTGTGGATGGCTCACAAGCAGATAATTTTGGTCCTGCGACCTTTGATGATTCAGATGGTGCAAATTCCGAGAGCGAGATTGATATGCTTCATTCTGTTCACCATGCGACAGTGGATTATGGTGATCTTTTGACTGAAAAAAGTAGCAGTCTTGGGTTTTCAGACATTGAAAGGCATAGGAGTGACTACTACAGAACAGAAACTGCTGTTGACTCCTCACAAAAATTTGGTTTTGGTGATTCACCTACCAGTCAATCTTCTTTCAGACTTGGAAAGTCTCATCGAGAGTCCATTAATGCTGGCAGCAAGTACGATAATGTAAAGCTTCATGATTCAGATGGTGCAAATTCTGAGAATGAGATTGATATGCTTTATTCTGGTCACCATGGGACAGTGTATTCTCAAGATCTTTCAACGGAACGAAATAAAAGTCCTAGGTTTTCAAATGCTGAAAAACATAGGAATGACAGTTACAGAGCAGAAACTGTAGTTGAGTCGTCGCAAAAATTTGGCTTTGGCGATTCACCTGCCAGCCAAATATCTACAGGACTTGGAGAGTCTCGCCAAGAGCCCACTGTTGTCGGCAGCAAGTCTAGCTTTTACAATTCAGTGGATGGGGTGGGAAACCTCGGTGCCTCGGGATCAAAGAGTTCGTTGGTTCATGAagttgaggacaatgtaggggTATCACATTCACATGGAAGGCAGATGGATGATGAAAGTTCAGATGGTAGCATGGGGTTGAGCTTAAAGAAGTTGACGGGTGGCCTTCGGCAGAAGGGTTATATGCGCCCTCCTTATACAAGGAGTCAAGTGGATGATACTTCATCCTCGGCTGGAAGAGTTTCTGAAGCCAATCCAAACATGATTCCACAGCCTGCTGCTTATATTACTACTGAAAGCTTGGCTAATAAAGGAAAGAATGAAGGTGTGGGTAGTGGTAGAAGCTCAAGATTGTCAAATTACCATTCTGATTCAGAGAGTGACAGTTCCGTAGAGGAACTTAGGAAACAGCCAGCAAGTCGCAGACAAGACCCAAATATTCAACATCCAGGGAACAAAGATAGAAAGCAGTCAAGCTTGAGAAGTTCAGTAACATATTTTGATTCGGATAGTAGTGACTCGGAGGATGATTCTGCTCAAGTTTTCACTGGCAGAAGTCATTTGGGAAGTGGAATTTCTAGGAGGACAAAAGCTTCTCCATCGAGTTCTACCTTAGTTTCTAACTTAAAGGGTGGGTCAAACTCTAGGATGCAAGTAAATCCTGATTCTTCTGTGGAAAGAAATCCAAAAAGACATTATTATGGTGTCGAAACTCCTCAAGAATCTAGGACCCGGACTAGGAACTCAGACCAGCAGGCAGATTCCCAGCAGCCTAGCTCAGCAAAAGTAGTATCTAATCCAAGTTTTATGTCTAGTATTCCATTGCCAGAGGAAAACAAAAGCTCATCTAGAGTAGAACAGCTCCCCAGCTCAGAACAAAAGGTAGATACATCCCGATCACGGACTAGGCACTCAGATCAGCCAGGAAATTCTGAGCAGCCTAGCTCAGCGAAAGTAGCATCTAACCCAAGTTTGGTGTCTAAGGTATCATTGCCCGAGGAAAAGCGAAAGTCATCTGGCTTAGAACAACCAAAGAGCTCAGAGCGGAAGTTAGAAACATCTGATAGCACTGAAAATCAGAAGACAGCAAGTGGGAGTGCATTTAGTAGAGAGGATAGCTTGAAGAAAGCTAGTCATGTTCATCCAAAGCTCCCAGATTATGACACGCTAGCTGCCAAATTTCAGGCTCTTCGGACGAATCGtcagtga